A single region of the Epinephelus moara isolate mb chromosome 12, YSFRI_EMoa_1.0, whole genome shotgun sequence genome encodes:
- the tmem200a gene encoding transmembrane protein 200A has translation MTAAAGVLTGLAKLKRQDSARSQHRPLSTSPGLGNSAPEAAPRKRKRRTDVVVVRGRLRLYSASGFFLLLGLVILAIGIGMATLGYWPHSETTPSARSPTGGGSKTATAGGAKTSASEGNGGKLAVTDEDVANSSTSHNVQGTPSKQTGGILTRFLEQHRHSERMKMFGPFTMGIGIFIFICANAILHENRDRETKIIHMRDMYSTVIDIHRLRQREQKHHHHRNSTYAREVGDLRAFGADNTARMASNSLLAFSSRAGGSVGGGGSTEEEEVLLGDEEFNRQRGQAKLDCSFAGLLAPLYKDRPFYGPGLARSDSIRHQWSVDGDGEKGGHHARSIVSSSISAFTLPVIKLNNCVIDEPEMEAITEEERGGERREGERSQPLSSMESLVVPVASVAKASKPPGLHRSNSASSSSHCSSVSSCSISPAPSSTSGCWLSPGAARSDFGSNSSLHMLSSHSKSLDLERRPSMLSVHPEQRKHPSWPRLDRSNSSRSNSSKGYVRLEDREEQGERLLDATVRREYSRREKLLMISRSHNNLSFEHDEFNSSTLKRGSSETRF, from the exons AtgactgcagcagcaggtgtGCTAACAGGCTTGGCTAAGCTAAAGCGCCAAGACTCCGCCCGCTCTCAGCACCGGCCCTTATCTACATCACCAGGCCTGGGAAACTCCGCCCCAGAAGCTGCCCCCAG AAAGCGGAAACGACGCACAGATGTTGTTGTAGTACGCGGTAGGCTCCGACTCTACTCTGCCTCTGGGTTTTTCCTCCTCCTGGGACTGGTCATCTTGGCCATAGGGATCGGCATGGCTACGCTGGGTTACTGGCCGCACAGTGAAACCACGCCCTCGGCCAGATCGCCGACTGGAGGAGGATCTAAGACTGCAACTGCTGGAGGAGCTAAAACATCTGCCTCAGAAGGAAATGGAGGCAAGTTGGCCGTCACAGACGAGGACGTGGCTAACTCCAGCACAAGTCATAATGTGCAGG GCACACCCTCCAAGCAGACCGGGGGCATCCTGACACGGTTCTTGGAACAACATCGTCACTCTGAGAGGATGAAGATGTTCGGGCCCTTCACCATGGGCATTGGGATTTTCATCTTCATCTGTGCTAATGCCATTCTTCATGAAAACAGAGACCGAGAAACTAAG ATAATCCACATGAGAGACATGTACTCCACCGTCATTGACATCCATCGCCTCAGGCAGAGGGAGCAAAAACACCACCATCACCGCAACAGCACCTATGCAAGAGAAGTTGGAGATCTTCGGGCCTTTGGAGCTGATAACACAGCACGCATGGCCAGCAACTCCCTCCTGGCGTTCTCTTCTCGAGCTGGAGGCAGCGTTGGAGGCGGAGGGTctacagaagaagaggaggtgcTATTAGGGGACGAGGAGTTTAACAGACAaaggggacaggctaagttggATTGTAGCTTTGCAGGGCTGCTGGCGCCGCTCTACAAGGATCGGCCCTTCTACGGTCCAGGATTGGCTCGGTCGGATTCGATACGCCACCAGTGGTCAGTGGATGGGGATGGGGAGAAGGGAGGGCATCACGCACGCTCCATTGTCTCCTCCTCTATATCTGCATTTACTCTCCCTGTTATAAAACTCAACAACTGTGTTATTGACGAACCGGAGATGGAGGCAATTACTGAGGAGGAgcgaggaggagagagaagagaaggagagaggtcACAGCCTCTGAGCTCCATGGAGTCTCTGGTGGTCCCTGTAGCATCTGTTGCCAAGGCCTCCAAACCGCCAGGATTACACAGGAGTAACTccgcctcctcttcctcccactgCTCCTCTGTATCCTCTTGCTCCATCTCCCCCGCTCCCTCCTCTACCTCAGGCTGCTGGCTCTCCCCGGGAGCAGCGAGGAGTGACTTTGGTTCAAACTCCTCTCTGCACATGCTCAGCAGCCACTCCAAATCTCTGGACCTGGAGCGTAGGCCGAGCATGCTCAGCGTGCACCCGGAGCAGCGGAAGCACCCCAGCTGGCCCCGCCTTGACCGTAGCAACAGCAGCCGTAGTAACAGCAGTAAAGGCTACGTGCGGCTGGAGGACAGGGAAGAGCAAGGGGAGCGGCTGTTGGATGCAACAGTGCGACGCGAATACAGCAGGCGGGAGAAGCTGCTAATGATATCAAGGTCGCATAACAATCTGAGTTTTGAGCATGACGAGTTTAACAGCAGCACACTGAAGAGGGGAAGCTCTGAGACTCGGTTCTGA